Part of the Campylobacter suis genome, AAGTTAGCATAGGCTATTATGTGGTTTTTAAAAAACAAAATACTATCGCTAAGCCCTAGCCTATGCACTCCGCCACCGCCTTCTATCACAGCTTTTAAGCATAGTTTTTTAGCAAATGGAAAGCTTTTGCGAGTGGTTAAAATTTCACATTTTTCATTTTCGGCCTTTGCAAGTAGGGTCATTTGGTTTGTGTAAGTTGCTATCTTGCAAGTGTATTCAAGCATGATTTGTGCTAGTTTCCACGCCTTATGTACATCGCTGTAACTACCAAAAATTTGCACTATCATATCATTTGGCTTTGCCTTTTGGGTGTTTTGTATAAAGATCTTGGCCTCACATCCTAGTAGTTTAGCCACTCTTGCGGCTATATCAGCACAACTTACCACCACCTCTTGTCTGGTAAA contains:
- a CDS encoding ModD protein; translation: MHISDSEILAYIAQDLPYFDLTTSLQDVKKQAVLKIFTRQEVVVSCADIAARVAKLLGCEAKIFIQNTQKAKPNDMIVQIFGSYSDVHKAWKLAQIMLEYTCKIATYTNQMTLLAKAENEKCEILTTRKSFPFAKKLCLKAVIEGGGGVHRLGLSDSILFFKNHIIAYANFNEFLAQIPSFKAKMPERKIAVEAESLDQTKELLKAGVDVVQCDKFSPQMLENAVALRDEIYPTQG